A single Nostoc sp. PCC 7107 DNA region contains:
- a CDS encoding LptA/OstA family protein, which yields MKPCNQLLTSQIRRFGLALVLPTALLGALTFPSQTQTATAQSAAGNRPLTIRSDIQEYDAKSQIITARGNVQMLYPARQIQATSAQAQYFSKERRIDFSGNVYILQQGGNSIRAEKVTYLIDEGRFVALPQGNRQVESIYMVEDSEIGGQNTTPAPKTPNFKPAN from the coding sequence ATGAAGCCCTGCAATCAACTGCTAACATCACAAATACGACGCTTTGGTCTAGCCTTGGTACTACCAACCGCACTCTTGGGCGCGTTGACCTTTCCTAGCCAAACGCAAACAGCAACGGCGCAATCGGCTGCGGGTAATCGCCCTTTAACCATCCGTTCTGATATCCAAGAATATGACGCTAAAAGTCAAATTATCACTGCTCGTGGTAATGTGCAAATGTTATATCCAGCGCGGCAAATCCAAGCAACTTCGGCTCAGGCTCAATATTTTAGCAAAGAACGTCGCATAGATTTCAGTGGCAATGTCTATATTTTGCAACAAGGCGGCAATAGTATTCGCGCTGAGAAAGTGACGTATTTAATTGATGAAGGAAGGTTTGTAGCTTTACCCCAAGGCAATCGTCAGGTAGAGTCGATTTATATGGTGGAAGACTCAGAAATAGGTGGACAAAACACTACACCAGCCCCCAAAACACCAAATTTTAAGCCTGCCAATTAA
- the xerC gene encoding tyrosine recombinase XerC — protein sequence MLLRAKKGSVTINAKSGKLRIVLPRNIGDGKQHYIYTGFDDTVKNRKKVQMVALQIETDIEDNCLDCTLDKYRTMLGVFRGQQRLQIIPKAPNLKQLWAKYCEFKQPQVSASTFNQDFLGSYAKAINNLPTNEIKDAIAIRDHLIQTYPPYTAKRYLTQFNACCKWAVKSKLTASNPFDGLTVDIKVKRWDTSKIDPFTLAERDAIIQAFEQHPLYIGYTNFVRFLFFTGCRIGEAIALQWKHINIDCTEIYFCESYSFHGRKETKTGVNRKFPCNEQLRAFLLSAREHSPTPEKLVFPALGGGEIKANSFTGVVWRGGVSHGVKTPGIVTQLVTEGKVSRYRPVYNTRHTFISLCLERGVSVQRIARWVGNSPEVIYKHYAGVLGDATVPEL from the coding sequence ATGTTACTTAGGGCCAAAAAGGGTAGTGTAACTATAAATGCTAAATCCGGTAAGCTTCGTATTGTCTTACCACGTAACATTGGCGACGGGAAACAGCATTACATTTACACAGGTTTTGACGACACAGTTAAGAACCGTAAAAAGGTTCAAATGGTTGCATTGCAGATTGAGACAGACATCGAAGATAACTGTCTTGATTGCACTTTAGACAAATATCGAACGATGCTGGGGGTTTTTAGAGGACAGCAACGACTACAAATTATTCCTAAAGCACCTAACCTAAAGCAGTTGTGGGCTAAATACTGCGAGTTTAAACAGCCTCAAGTCTCTGCATCAACCTTCAATCAGGATTTTTTGGGAAGTTACGCCAAAGCCATAAATAATTTACCTACCAATGAAATCAAGGATGCGATCGCAATCAGAGATCATTTAATCCAAACTTACCCGCCATACACAGCGAAGCGATATCTTACTCAATTTAATGCTTGCTGTAAGTGGGCCGTTAAATCAAAATTAACCGCCAGCAATCCATTTGATGGATTGACTGTTGACATCAAGGTTAAGCGTTGGGACACAAGCAAAATTGACCCCTTCACCCTGGCAGAGCGTGATGCTATCATTCAGGCTTTTGAACAACATCCTCTCTATATCGGCTATACCAATTTTGTCAGGTTTTTATTTTTTACTGGTTGCCGCATTGGGGAAGCGATCGCTTTGCAATGGAAACACATCAATATTGATTGCACAGAAATTTACTTTTGCGAGTCTTATAGTTTTCACGGGCGCAAGGAAACCAAGACGGGGGTAAATCGTAAGTTCCCTTGCAACGAACAATTACGGGCTTTTTTACTCTCTGCCAGGGAACATAGCCCTACCCCAGAGAAACTTGTATTCCCGGCTCTTGGTGGCGGAGAGATTAAGGCTAACAGTTTCACGGGCGTTGTTTGGCGCGGCGGAGTAAGTCACGGTGTGAAAACTCCGGGCATTGTCACCCAACTCGTTACAGAAGGTAAGGTTTCAAGATACCGCCCCGTCTATAACACTCGGCATACTTTTATCAGTTTATGTCTGGAGCGCGGCGTTAGTGTTCAGAGGATTGCTCGGTGGGTTGGTAACAGCCCAGAGGTTATTTACAAGCATTACGCCGGGGTTTTAGGGGATGCTACAGTTCCAGAACTTTAA
- a CDS encoding septal ring lytic transglycosylase RlpA family protein yields the protein MELPKLVVELVGDYSQLLDDINEARKEALKQAKLIERDFVIRPKLAFNAAEIRTTTQGISQTFQESLKSQKIDITPALTFNQNTVRNLGRQVSQGLAQGINSEARGVKKASSDLAGLTIDETKRKLKIKSPSQEFRDIGKSIVDGLTQGLGIGGALTLTGAISGLITGIINAARSTVQTGLNFTGDSINKFSDLRAFEAQLKLIEGSENSLKFVRGESDRLSLSLTKARQGYVGLAAAARGTKLQDDVKDIFSSLSTATRVYNLSNEQYQGALLANQQIISKNKVSSEELVQQLGERLPGAVQVAARALGITTAQLDKILSTGQLTANVFLPRFAAQLKKELGAGVQEASNNSTASLTRLQNQVISLQESLGQSIEPGVIAGLNFIQQVLTDLNQAGLFNELNKGALDFSEYLKQNPQIAKETAKAIAELAKDSIKLAAEGAKFLLDYLKENPDIIRKSADAMSSFTSGIKGAVISAKELIQPLKDAFDFLVGVESKLKNSLKSVAQDTQKNTPTVTNIDQVSPVLRPFVGISQALGLNKEIAHSPIRGVNFEQLLKYVPTRQQGFYGVRDGGRRQHSKVDFDSRVGAGEGAIAQAIYGGQATYRPFTNTSAGVFVKTLDQQGREIVVEYGHLKLNDVRQLFGNRNQIKINPGQALGRVTKDALSSGPHLDFGIRVNGQYVDPQKYLRELVNGTRNLQKSAIAQAQTYGPPLPTSQQLAQIAQYKKAIASYYGRSDGFHGKPTASGAIFNADAFTVAHKTLPFGTKVEFRNPQTGVTAIGTINDRGPFIKGREFDLSEALARKLGTLNSNLTKPNVEYRIITSSVSQNLTNSPKSSVSPQQQPPEIRAILQGQQERDRVARRNALRQTQDQIQVAVRNARDASQNTNLSPTQDERNTRQAQQRLQQIDDQITGLQRQKEDAQSRITINQNQISSGSLTPDVVSELNNQIKLDTSLVKELDNSLSSLRDSRRKTSEEYAKFNAKDKDFRQSQEDLRIFQSNNEVLNTRIANLREYAKLNPYSQELEALPGLEKELALNQQQIKVGQDLLNLESAKDKNEITQTEFLARLNAIKKLNEEELKTIDQRYKLARANEFLRQGQIKLDEVIRGNNGKIERLRLGTELLNYGIGNGDRIQMLRDADLVENRSNYLQQRQQLQERALLENLPSEQIKGARLRLLLRYNERNQLTNAQSKRSTDDLNFNSSGRVNESSQRLISGRAEYLGLFGIDSKKLQRQAAIFSQKIDFRNQIRDLERLRDSGEITADAFSQVKANLTSLNEIKLDGINAQFNDFTEVIKGVKADTEGVFKDFILGTKTLGESLTGIFQSILNNLANLAAQMLTDQLFGSIFGRGRTPDFNPSGGGFNLLGGLVVDAGNIADLVRGSEFYDFSIPAFAKGGMVGDIARGLNKERAMSGFKPHLIIANEGERVLTPEQTKLWEKLNQANVPTFSSGGVIGGGDRLGTVNTLNKGDVFQVLPVIQVGGGSSKDYDLPRFEKVLEAKIQQVIRDERRPGGALGRGGLYDR from the coding sequence ATGGAATTACCAAAGTTAGTTGTAGAGTTAGTCGGCGACTACTCCCAACTCTTAGATGATATCAACGAAGCGCGAAAAGAAGCATTAAAGCAAGCCAAATTAATTGAAAGAGATTTTGTAATTCGCCCCAAATTAGCTTTTAACGCCGCAGAAATAAGAACAACGACTCAAGGTATTTCCCAAACATTTCAAGAATCTCTAAAGTCCCAGAAAATAGATATTACGCCAGCATTAACATTTAATCAAAATACTGTTCGTAACCTGGGACGACAAGTATCACAAGGTTTAGCACAGGGCATTAATTCAGAGGCGAGGGGAGTAAAAAAAGCGTCTAGTGATTTAGCAGGATTAACTATTGACGAAACTAAGCGGAAGTTAAAAATTAAATCCCCTTCTCAAGAGTTTCGAGATATTGGTAAAAGTATTGTTGACGGACTGACGCAAGGGCTTGGTATCGGGGGAGCGTTAACCCTTACGGGGGCTATTTCTGGGTTAATTACTGGAATAATTAACGCCGCCCGTTCGACTGTCCAAACTGGACTTAATTTCACAGGCGACTCAATTAATAAATTTAGTGACTTAAGAGCTTTTGAAGCTCAATTAAAACTTATCGAAGGTTCCGAAAACTCCCTTAAATTTGTTAGGGGAGAAAGCGATCGCCTAAGCCTATCATTAACGAAAGCACGGCAAGGGTATGTAGGTTTAGCGGCCGCTGCTAGAGGCACTAAATTACAGGACGACGTTAAAGATATATTTTCGTCCTTATCTACTGCTACAAGAGTTTATAACCTCTCTAATGAACAATACCAAGGTGCATTATTAGCAAATCAGCAAATAATTAGTAAAAACAAAGTCAGTTCCGAAGAATTGGTTCAACAACTTGGCGAACGTTTACCGGGGGCTGTTCAAGTCGCTGCCAGGGCTTTAGGTATAACAACCGCCCAACTAGATAAAATCCTTAGTACGGGTCAGTTAACAGCTAACGTATTTCTCCCCCGTTTCGCTGCCCAACTTAAAAAAGAATTGGGCGCGGGAGTTCAAGAAGCTTCTAATAACTCAACAGCATCATTAACGCGACTACAAAACCAAGTCATATCCTTGCAGGAATCACTGGGACAGTCAATTGAGCCTGGGGTAATTGCTGGACTTAATTTTATTCAGCAAGTTTTGACAGACTTAAATCAAGCAGGTTTATTTAATGAATTAAATAAGGGAGCTTTAGATTTTAGCGAATATTTAAAACAAAATCCCCAAATAGCAAAAGAGACTGCTAAGGCGATCGCAGAATTAGCGAAGGATTCCATTAAACTAGCAGCGGAAGGGGCGAAATTTTTACTGGATTATTTAAAAGAAAATCCCGATATCATACGCAAGTCTGCGGATGCGATGAGTAGTTTTACTAGTGGTATTAAAGGCGCAGTAATATCAGCTAAAGAATTAATTCAGCCACTAAAAGATGCTTTTGACTTCTTAGTTGGAGTAGAAAGTAAGCTGAAAAATTCTCTAAAGAGCGTAGCTCAAGATACTCAAAAAAATACCCCCACCGTAACTAACATTGACCAAGTATCACCAGTGTTACGCCCATTTGTAGGCATTTCTCAAGCACTAGGTTTAAATAAAGAAATTGCCCATAGCCCTATCAGGGGCGTTAACTTTGAACAACTTCTAAAGTATGTTCCTACACGGCAGCAAGGATTTTATGGAGTAAGAGACGGTGGCAGGAGGCAGCATTCAAAAGTTGATTTTGATTCTAGGGTAGGTGCTGGTGAAGGTGCGATCGCCCAAGCTATATATGGAGGTCAAGCAACCTATAGACCATTTACTAATACTAGTGCCGGGGTTTTTGTAAAAACTCTTGACCAACAAGGGCGGGAAATTGTTGTCGAGTACGGACATTTGAAACTTAACGATGTACGTCAACTCTTTGGTAACAGGAACCAAATAAAAATAAATCCAGGTCAAGCTTTAGGTCGAGTTACTAAAGATGCTCTTAGTTCTGGCCCACATTTAGACTTTGGAATTAGAGTTAACGGGCAATATGTTGACCCTCAAAAGTATTTGCGTGAACTTGTTAATGGAACTAGAAATTTACAAAAGTCTGCAATTGCACAAGCGCAAACTTACGGGCCGCCTTTGCCAACTTCTCAGCAATTAGCGCAAATAGCCCAATATAAAAAAGCGATCGCTAGTTATTACGGGCGGTCAGATGGTTTTCACGGGAAGCCTACAGCCAGCGGCGCAATCTTTAATGCTGATGCTTTTACGGTCGCTCATAAAACCTTACCCTTTGGCACTAAAGTAGAATTTCGCAATCCTCAAACTGGTGTAACTGCCATTGGTACTATTAACGACCGTGGCCCATTCATTAAAGGCAGAGAGTTTGATTTAAGCGAGGCGTTAGCCCGTAAGCTAGGAACGCTAAACTCAAACTTAACTAAGCCAAATGTTGAATACAGAATTATCACTTCATCGGTTTCCCAAAATTTAACTAATTCGCCAAAATCCTCAGTTTCCCCACAACAGCAACCCCCAGAGATTAGAGCAATTTTACAGGGACAACAAGAACGCGATCGCGTTGCTAGAAGGAATGCCTTAAGACAAACTCAAGACCAAATACAAGTAGCGGTAAGAAACGCCCGTGATGCTTCTCAAAACACTAATTTATCCCCCACTCAAGACGAAAGAAATACCCGTCAAGCACAACAGCGACTACAGCAAATTGATGACCAAATTACTGGTTTACAGCGTCAGAAAGAAGATGCTCAATCAAGAATTACAATTAACCAAAATCAAATTAGTAGCGGAAGTTTAACACCGGATGTAGTTAGTGAATTAAATAATCAAATTAAGTTAGATACTAGCTTAGTTAAGGAATTAGATAATTCTTTGTCTAGCTTAAGAGACTCAAGGCGAAAAACATCCGAGGAATACGCTAAATTTAACGCTAAAGATAAGGATTTTCGCCAATCTCAGGAAGATTTACGAATATTCCAAAGTAATAATGAAGTTTTAAACACTAGAATTGCTAATTTAAGAGAATACGCTAAACTTAATCCTTATTCTCAAGAGTTAGAAGCCTTACCAGGGTTGGAAAAAGAATTAGCTCTAAATCAACAACAAATAAAAGTAGGGCAAGACTTACTTAATTTAGAAAGTGCTAAAGATAAAAACGAAATAACACAAACTGAGTTTTTAGCCAGACTTAATGCCATTAAAAAATTAAATGAAGAAGAATTAAAAACAATAGACCAGCGTTATAAGCTGGCAAGAGCTAATGAATTTCTACGTCAGGGACAAATAAAGCTTGACGAAGTAATTAGGGGTAATAATGGCAAGATTGAACGGTTAAGACTTGGTACTGAATTATTAAATTATGGTATTGGTAATGGCGATCGCATACAGATGTTGCGTGATGCAGATTTAGTCGAGAATCGAAGCAACTACCTTCAGCAACGCCAACAACTTCAAGAAAGAGCGTTATTAGAGAACTTACCAAGCGAACAAATTAAGGGCGCGAGGTTAAGATTACTTTTACGGTATAACGAGCGCAACCAGTTAACTAATGCCCAATCTAAACGTAGTACTGATGATTTAAACTTTAATAGTTCTGGTAGAGTTAATGAGTCTTCGCAGAGGTTAATTAGCGGTCGCGCTGAGTATTTAGGGTTGTTTGGCATAGATAGTAAGAAGTTACAACGCCAAGCAGCTATTTTTTCTCAAAAAATAGACTTTAGAAACCAGATTAGAGATTTAGAAAGACTGAGAGATAGCGGCGAAATTACAGCCGATGCTTTTAGCCAAGTTAAGGCTAATTTAACAAGTTTAAATGAAATTAAGTTAGACGGTATTAACGCTCAGTTTAATGATTTCACCGAAGTAATTAAGGGCGTAAAAGCGGATACTGAAGGAGTATTTAAGGATTTTATCTTAGGGACTAAAACCCTTGGTGAATCTCTTACAGGTATTTTCCAATCCATCCTTAATAACTTAGCTAATCTTGCTGCTCAAATGTTAACGGATCAACTATTTGGCTCAATCTTTGGGCGTGGTAGAACCCCTGACTTTAATCCCAGTGGGGGGGGGTTTAACTTACTGGGGGGGTTAGTTGTTGACGCTGGTAACATTGCAGATTTAGTCAGAGGTAGTGAGTTTTATGACTTTTCTATCCCTGCTTTCGCCAAAGGGGGCATGGTTGGAGATATTGCTAGAGGGTTAAATAAGGAAAGGGCAATGTCTGGTTTCAAACCCCACTTAATTATTGCTAATGAGGGTGAGAGAGTTTTAACGCCTGAGCAAACCAAACTTTGGGAGAAATTAAATCAAGCCAATGTTCCAACTTTTTCTTCAGGTGGGGTTATTGGTGGGGGCGATCGCCTAGGAACGGTCAACACTTTAAATAAGGGCGATGTCTTTCAAGTTTTGCCAGTAATTCAAGTCGGAGGCGGAAGCTCCAAAGATTATGACTTGCCACGGTTTGAGAAAGTCTTAGAGGCAAAAATTCAGCAAGTTATTAGGGATGAACGCCGTCCGGGCGGGGCGCTGGGAAGAGGTGGGCTGTATGATAGGTGA